ctaggggtagagaggtgagttGGTTAGCAGCCATACTGAGCTGGTTTGAGGCTgtggtgacctctgaccccatactaacctaggggtagagaggtgagttGGTTAGCAGCCATACTGAGCTGGTTTGAGGCTgtggtgacctctgaccccatactaacctaggggtagagaggtgagttGGTTAGCAGCCATACTGAGCTGGTTTGAGGCTgtggtgacctctgaccccatactaacctaggggtagagaggtgagttGGTTAGCAGCCATACTGAGCTGGTTTGAGGCTgtggtgacctctgaccccatactaacctaggggtagagaggtgagttGGTTAGCAGCCATACTGAGCTGGTTTGAGGCTgtggtgacctctgaccccatactaacctaggggtagagaggtgagttGGTTAGCAGCCATACTGAGCTGGTTTGAGGCTgtggtgacctctgaccccatactaacctaggggtagagaggtgagttGGTTAGCAGCCATACTGAGCTCGTTGAGGCTgtggtgacctctgaccccatactaacctaggggtagagaggtgagttGGTTAGCAGCCCTACTGAGCTGGTTTGAGGCTgtggtgacctctgaccccatactaacctaggggtagagaggtgagttGGTTAGCAGCCCTACTGAGCTGGTTTGAGGCTgtggtgacctctgaccccatactaacctaggggtagagaggtgagttGGTTAGCAGCCATACTGAGCTGGTTTGAGGCTgtggtgacctctgaccccatactaacctaggggtagagaggtgagttGGTTAGCAGCCCTACTGAGCTCGTTTGAGGCTgtggtgacctctgaccccatactaacctaggggtagagaggtgagttGGTTAGCAGCCATACTGAGCTGGTTTGAGGCTgtggtgacctctgaccccatactaacctaggggtagagaggtgagttGGTTAGCAGCCATACTGAGCTGGTTTGAGGCTgtggtgacctctgaccccatactaacctaggggtagagaggtgagttGGTTAGCAGCCATACTGAGCTGGTTTGAGGCTgtggtgacctctgaccccatactaacctaggggtagagaggtgagttGGTTAGCAGCCATACTGAGCTCGTTGAGGCTGTGGAGCTGGCAGAGCTGTCTGGGGAAGCTGGTCAGGTTGTTCCTGTCGGCAGTGAGACACTGGAGAGACGGACACTGGTGCAGCCGCTctgggagacacaccaacacaTTTCTACTGACATCCAGGGTCTCCAGGTCACACAGGGCTCCGatctctgtgtgagagagaagagacaagaggtcacacagagagagagacagacagaaagagagagagagagagagagacagagagagagagacagagagagagagacagagacagagcagagagacagaggcagagagagagacagagagagagacagagagagagagacagagagagagagacagagagagagacagagagagagagacagagagagagagacagagagacagacagagagagagacagagagagagagagagagacagagagagagacagagagagagagagagagagagagagagacagagagacagagagagagagagagacagagacagagagacagagagagagagacagagagagagagacagagacagagacagagagagagagagagagacagagacagagagacagagacagagagagagagagagagagacagagagagagacagagagagagagagagagagagacagagagagagagacagagagagagagacagagagagagagacagagagagagagacagacagagagagagagagagagagagagagacagagagagagagacagagagagagagagagagagacagagacagagagagagagacagagagagagagacagagagagagagacagagagagagagacagagagagagagagacagagagagagacagagagagagacagagagaggcagagagagagacagagagagagacagagagagagagacagagagagagagagagagagagacagagagagagagagagacagagagagagagacagagagccacacacagagagagagacacagagagacagagacacacaggcaggTATTTCAGCTGGTTGTTGGCCAGTCTTACCTGGAGGCAGGTATTTCAGCTGGTTGTTGGCCAATCTTACCTGGAGGCAGGTATTTCAGCTGGTTGTTGGCCAATCTTACCTGGAGGCAGGTATTTCAGCTGGTTGTTGGCCAGTCTTACCTGGAGGCAGGTATTTCAGCTGGTTGTTGGCCAGTCTTACCTGGAGGCAGGTATTTCAGCTGGTTGTTGGCCAGTCTTACCTGGAGGCAGGTATTTCAGCTGGTTGTTGGCCAGTCTTACCTGGAGGCAGGTATTTCAGCTGGTTGTTGGCCAGTCTTACCTGGAGGCAGGTATTTCAGCTGGTTGTTGGCCAGTCTTACCTGGAGGCAGGTATTTCAGCTGGTTGTTGGCCAGTCTTACCTGGAGGCAGGTATTTCAGCTGGTTGTTGGCCAGTCTTACCTGGAGGCAGGTATTTCAGCTGGTTGTTGGCCAGTCTCAGGTGTCGTAGGGACCTCAGCCTGCCGATCTCTGGACAGATGACTTGCAGAGCGTTGTCACTCAGGTCTAAAGACTGCAGCCTGGACAGGTTACCAATCgctgaggacaggacagacatcttAAAGGTGATGTTTCCACTACCATACTTTAGTTACCTATCGCTGAAGACAGGACAGGTTACCTATCGCTGAAGACAGGACAGGCTACCAATCGCTGAAGACAGGACAGACATCTTAAAAGTGATGTTTCCACTACCATACTTAAGTTAGAACCTGCTCAATGGTAACCAGCTATCAGCTACTCAGAAAACATGATAGTCAGATATTTGGCTTCAATACAACTGTTTGTTTACTGTGGAAACCTTCAAATGATAACACTGATTGGGATACCTGTATTAGTATTtaatatggatccccattacttcctgccaaggcagcagctactcttcctggggtttattatggatccccattagttcctgccaaggcagcagctactcttcctggggtttattatggatccccattagttcctgtcgaggcagcagctactcttcctggggtttattatggatccccattagttcctgccaaggcagcagctactcttcctggggtttattatggatccccattagttcctgccaaggcagcagctactcttcctggggtttattatggatccccattagttcctgccaaggcagcagctactcttcctggggtttattatggatccccatttagttcctgccaaggcagcagctactcttcctggggtttattatggatccccattagttcctgccaaggcagcagctactcttcctggggtttattatggatccccatttagttcctgccaaggcagcagctactcttcctggggtttattatggatcccctttagttcctgccaaggcagcagctactcttcctggggtttattatggatccccgttagttcctgccaaggcagcagctactcttcctggggtttattatggatccccattagttcctgcgaaggcagcggctactcttcctggggtttattatggatccccattagttcctgcgaaggcagcggctactcttcctggggtttattatggatccccgttagttcctgccaaggcagcagctactcttcctggggtttattatggatccccattagttcctgccaaggcagcagctactcttcctggggtttactatggatccccattagttcctgcgaaggcagcagctactcttcctggggtttattatggatccccattagttcctgccaaggcagcagctactcttcctggggtttattatggatccccattagttcctgccaaggcagcagttactcttcctggggtttattatggatccccattagttcctgccaaggcagcagctactctccctggggtttattatggatccccattagttcctgccaaggcagcagctactcttcctggggtttattatggatccccgttagttcctgccaaggcagcagctactcttcctggggtttattatggatccccatttagttcctgccaaggcagcggctactcttcctggggtttattatggatccccattagttcctgccaaggcagcagctactcttcctggggtttattatggatccccattagttcctgccaaggcagcagctactcttcctggggtttattatggatccccattagttcctgccaaggcagcggctactcttcctggggtttattatggatccccattagttcctgccaaggcagcagctactcttcctggggtttattatggatccccattagttcctgccaaggcagcggctactcttcctggggtttattatggatccccattagttcctgccaaggcagcagctactcttcctggggtccagcaacattaaggcagtttattatttattttaaacattacatttcacaacacattaagtgtgttccctcagactactctactaccacatatctacaatacaacatccatgtgtacgtgtctatagtgtgtatgttattgtgtgtgtatgtgtatgcatgtgtctatgtttgtgttacttcacagtcctcgctgttccataaggtgtcttTTTTAGTTCCATCTAGTCACGGctctgtggaatagagttccatctaGTCACGGctctgtggaatagagttccatctaGTCACGGctctgtggaatagagttccatctaGTCACGGctctgtggaatagagttccatctaGTCACGGctctgtggaatagagttccatctaGTCACGGctctgtggaatagagttccatctaGTCACGGctctgtggaatagagttccatctaGTCACGGctctgtggaatagagttccatctaGTCACGGctctgtggaatagagttccatctaGTCACGGctctgtggaatagagttccatctaGTCACGGctctgtggaatagagttccatctaGTCACGGctctgtggaatagagttccatctaGTCACGGctctgtggaatagagttccatctaGTCACGGctctgtggaatagagttccatctaGTCACGGctctgtggaatagagttccatctaGTCACGGctctgtggaatagagttccatctaGTCACGGctctgtggaatagagttccatctaGTCACGGctctgtggaatagagttccatctaGTCACggctctgtgtagtactgacaAGGTGTTGAATGTAAGTAACTCAGTATAACTGTACCAGCCTCTTCTAAATGACTGAGTATCGTTGAGAAATCACCTTCAGGAACACAGGTTATATTGTTGGAATGCAGATACCTTGAAGAGACAAAGAACAATGACACTTTAAAGACTGACAAGTAAAAAGTAATTACTTTCCCAAAATATAATGCATCTGGAACTGTAGTGCCATCTAGTGGACGCAGAAAAACTGCTGGTCCAACAGTTCCTATGCATTCCTGCCCCGATGTCTTGCCTACAGTAAGAAAATATGCTTTTCTACACTTACAGCTCTATTAAGGAGGGGAGCTTCTACACTTACAGCTCTATTAAGGAGGGGAGCTTCTATACTTACAGCTCTATTAAGTTGGGGAGTTTCTGTGCTAGATTATCCGGCTGCAGAAAGGAGAGAAAGCATGTTTTTAGAACACAGACCACAATGCAACTGATTTGTAAAATCAGCAAACTCATCTCTTTGTTCGTTCATCGCCACAGATATAAATGACCTGCCTGCATTACTAAGACTGACTACATTACTAAGAGCCAGGCTACAGAATGAGAGCTAACCACACATAAATACTGGATCTGAACTATGCCGGAGAGACACCTAGCTCTGGTCCAAGGTGTTAGGTAAGAGCTTGGACCAGGAGACCCCCACCAGTCCGTACCAGCGTGGTGAGAGAGTTCCTCTTCATATAAAGTCTCTGTAGGAACTGTAGTCCTTCATCCTTCAGCATCTCCACGGGGAAGTTGTTCAGGTTCCTGTAGTTGAGGAACAGGTTCTTGTGACGCTCCTGTTTCGCCATGCAGATCGCTTCCTGCAGCTCGGACGCCATGGCAACAAGGAAGCACCGTCACTTCCTGGTCTTCTATCTAAACCACGGCTACACCTTAGACGGGAAAACAACACAGAGATGTTCCCACAATCAGACTGGGACCATGATGCATTGTTAAAGTATAAACACCTACATGTGCAATAGTTAGATACAGTAAAACACTATGTTTTATTCATAAATCAGACATACAGCTTGGTTGAGTGTCCAATACATACCGTAGGAAAGATGCtgactatctagctagctagtaacgttagctagttctaCCAGCGGTATCTTCGGTCCTACTGTACCTTgcgagctaacgttagcataACGTTAACGTTGCTATATGTCATGCAGAgcgagctaacgttagcataACGTTAACGTTGCTATATGCCATGCAGAgcgagctaacgttagcataACGTTAACGTTGCTAAATGTCATGcaaagcaagctaacgttagctgcgaGCACTTGGGTCTTCCTTAGCAATGTGCAAAACAAACAGCTAACTTatgtaagtagctagctagccatgtaTGAACAATTAAAACGTTTCAAAAACAGTAGCTAGCTTCTTGGAGAGCACATCTCTCAAGTGAACTGTTATCTTACTTCCTTTACCTTATCCTCGCAGAAGCAGTGTAAAGCCTCACCCCGTCCCTATGGAAACATATTGATCTTTTAATACAACAAGACGGGAAAAAAAAGTCGACGGCGACGTCATTTACTGGCGCCCGGATGTGACTTGTTGGTCGGTTGTggtagtttttttgttgttgaggcaTCCGTACCGATTCTAGCTTTAGCGACCCGGATGTTGCTCTTCCTCCAGAACCGACTGCACCAGACATCAGTATCTTTGAGACAATGTCTGGATCGTCTCAGAACATGTATACCAGTGGCATACTGAattaagcagacgctcttatccagagcaacttacagtagtgaatacatacatttcatttcatgcattttttaaaaacatttttttttgtactggccccccgtgggaatcgaacccacaaccctggcgttgcacacaccatgctctaccaactgagccacagggaagacctctCGCTACAGGCTCAAACTTTTTCACTCTGggcccccccttccagcattggggaacatccttTTGCTtacaatatacactaccggtcaaaagttaaAACACCTCTTCAATtcaagttttaaaatgtttttttttttgttgttttttttaaaactattttctaaattgtagaataatagtgaagacatcaaaactatgaaataacacatatggaattgtgtagtaaaaaaaagtttgaaacaaatcaaaaagtattttatattttagtttcttcaaatagccaccctttgcctggatgacagctttgcacactcttggcattctctcaacaagcttcataaggtagtcacctggaatgcatttaaattaacagctgtgcctttTTAAGTTATTTtgggggaatttctttcctccttaatgtgtttgagccaatcagctgttgtgacaaggtatgggggtatacagaaaatagcccaatttggtaaaagaccaagtccattatggcaagaacaggtcaaataagcaaagagaaacaacagtccatcattacttttaggACATGGagatcagtcaatacggaacatttcaagaactttgaaagtgcagttgcaaaaaccatcaagagctatgatgaaaccggctctcataaggaccgccacaggaatggaagacccagagttacctctgctgcagaggataagttcattagagttaactgcacctcagaaattgcagaccaaataaatgcttcacagagttcaagtaagagacgcatctcaacatcaactgttcagaggagactgtgtgaatcaggccttcatggttaaattgctgcaaagaaaccactactaaaggacaccaataagaagaagagacttgcttgggccaagaaacacgagcaatggacattaaactggtggaaatctgtcctttggtctgatgagtccaaattagatatttttggttccaaccgctgtgtctttgtgagacgcggtatgggtgaacggatgatctctacatgtgtggttcccaccgtgaagcatggaggaggaggtgtgatggtgtgggagtgctttgctggtgacactgtctgcgatttatttacaattcaaggcacacttaaccagcatggctaccacagcattctgcagcgatacgccatcccatctggtttgcgcttagtgggactatcatttgtttttcaacaggacaatgacccaacacacctccaggctgtgtaagggctatttgaccaagaaggagagtgatggagtgctgcatcagatgatctggcctccacaatcacccgacctcaacccaatagagatagtttgggatgagatggaccgcagagcgaaggaaaagcagccaacaagtgctcagcatatgtgggaacgccttcaagactgttggaaatgcattacaggtgaagctggttgagagaatgctaacagtgtgcaaagatgtcatcaaggcaaagggtggctaaccTGAACCAGGCTGCAGGCACTGGTTACCGGTTTAAGCTTTTtgttgagtgggcagcttgatgaaagccttttactgaggagtggcttccgtctagccactctaccataaaggtgaggtgctgcagagatggttgtccttctggaagattctaccatctcccttctccccattctcagtttggccgggtggccagctctaggaagagtcttggtggttcgacacaatcctgtctcagagctctacggacaattccttcgacctcgtggcttggtttttgctctaaaattcactgtcaactgtgggaccttatatagacatgtgtgtgcctttccaaatcatgtccaatcaattgaatttacctcaggtggactccaatcaagttgtagaaacatctcaaggatgatcaaggaAAACAGGACGCAGCTGAGctccattttgagtctcatagcaaagggtctgaatacttatgtaaataaggtatttctgtttttatttaatttgcaaacatttctaaaaaacagttttagctttgtcattatggggtgttgtgtgtagattgatgaggacattgtttaatttaataaattttagaataaggctgtaactgaacaaaatgtgggaaaagtcaagtggtctgaatactttccgaaggcactacaggtccaggatggcaggaagctttgacccagtgatgtactgggccgtacacactaccctctgtagtgccatacgatcggatgccaagcagttgccataccaggtgatgatgcaaccggtcaggatgctctcgatggtgcagctgtagaagttattgaggatctggggaaccataccaaatcttttcagtctcctgaggaggaataggttttgtcgtgccctcttcacgactgtcttggtgtttggaccatgatagtttgttggtgatgtggacaccaaggaacttgaagctctcaacctgttccactacagccccgtcgatgagaatgggggcgtgctcggtgctacttttcctgtagtccacaatcatctccttagtcttggttacgttgagggagaggttgttattctggcaccacccggccagatctctgacctcctccctataggctgtctcgtcgttgtcggtgatcaggcctaccactgttgtgtcataagCAAACttaaatggtgttggagtcgtgctttccacacagtcgtgggtgaacagggagtacaggaggggactaagtacacaatcctgaggggcccccgtgttgaggatcagcgtggcagggaTGTTGTTGCCTGTATTGACGTGGCagatatgttgttgcctacccttaccacatggggggcggcccgtcaggaagtccttgatccagttgcagagggaggtgttttgtcccagggtccttagcttagtgatgagctttgagggcagtatggtgttgaacgctgagctgtagtcaatgaatagcattctcacatacagtggcaagaaaaagtatgtgaaccatggaattacctgtatttctgcataaattggtcataacgcAGTGTGctaaaactaataacacaaaacattgtatttttcttatctatattgaatacatcatttaaatattcacagtgtaggtaggaaaaagtatgtgaactcataggctaatgacttctccaaaaagcTACTTGGAGTCacgagtcagctaacctggagtccaatcaatgagatgagattggagatgttggttagagttgccctgccctataaaaaacactcacaacatttgagtttgctattcacaagaagcattgcctgatgtgaaccatgcctcaaacaaaagagatctcagaagacctaatatTAAGAAttattgacttgcataaagctggaaagggttacaaaagtatctctaaaagccttgatgttcatcagtccacggtaagacaaattgtctataaatggagaaagttcaacaagaatggtgttcatgggaggacaccacggaagaagccactgctgtccaaaaaaaacattgctgcatgtctgaagttcgcaaaagagcacctggatgttccacagcgcttct
This genomic stretch from Salmo salar chromosome ssa26, Ssal_v3.1, whole genome shotgun sequence harbors:
- the lrrc28 gene encoding leucine-rich repeat-containing protein 28 isoform X1 encodes the protein MASELQEAICMAKQERHKNLFLNYRNLNNFPVEMLKDEGLQFLQRLYMKRNSLTTLPDNLAQKLPNLIELYLHSNNITCVPEAIGNLSRLQSLDLSDNALQVICPEIGRLRSLRHLRLANNQLKYLPPEIGALCDLETLDVSRNVLVCLPERLHQCPSLQCLTADRNNLTSFPRQLCQLHSLNELSMAANQLTSLPLDLGRSRELQFVFVDNNVHLKGLPSYLYNKVIGCSGCGLSGQVSDRAPQPLSLGDVSVHLPAEVKAIGSETERVGPLEELAMRALHSMYSGQPLRERSLLPPFLLPRSLLDLLQCPLGHCHCCSQPMFTIIYPKLFPLRETALAGVHRRTTSSSPPLVSWMNEGWTVGVLQS
- the lrrc28 gene encoding leucine-rich repeat-containing protein 28 isoform X3; protein product: MASELQEAICMAKQERHKNLFLNYRNLNNFPVEMLKDEGLQFLQRLYMKRNSLTTLPDNLAQKLPNLIELYLHSNNITCVPEAIGNLSRLQSLDLSDNALQVICPEIGRLRSLRHLRLANNQLKYLPPEIGALCDLETLDVSRNVLVCLPERLHQCPSLQCLTADRNNLTSFPRQLCQLHSLNELSMAANQLTSLPLDLGRSRELQFVFVDNNVHLKGLPSYLYNKVIGCSGCGLSGQVSDRAPQPLSLGDVSVHLPAEVKAIGSETERVGPLEELAMRALHSMYSGQPLRERSLLPPFLLPRSLLDLLQCPLGHCHCCSQPMFTIIYPKLFPLRETALAGVHRSHHLLLWSPG
- the lrrc28 gene encoding leucine-rich repeat-containing protein 28 isoform X2, whose translation is MASELQEAICMAKQERHKNLFLNYRNLNNFPVEMLKDEGLQFLQRLYMKRNSLTTLPDNLAQKLPNLIELYLHSNNITCVPEAIGNLSRLQSLDLSDNALQVICPEIGRLRSLRHLRLANNQLKYLPPEIGALCDLETLDVSRNVLVCLPERLHQCPSLQCLTADRNNLTSFPRQLCQLHSLNELSMAANQLTSLPLDLGRSRELQFVFVDNNVHLKGLPSYLYNKVIGCSGCGLSGQVSDRAPQPLSLGDVSVHLPAEVKAIGSETERVGPLEELAMRALHSMYSGQPLRERSLLPPFLLPRSLLDLLQCPLGHCHCCSQPMFTIIYPKLFPLRETALAGVHRRTTVSFVAYCCSSQCVQTFDLQQ